The Panthera uncia isolate 11264 chromosome C1 unlocalized genomic scaffold, Puncia_PCG_1.0 HiC_scaffold_3, whole genome shotgun sequence genome includes a region encoding these proteins:
- the LOC125911799 gene encoding proteasome assembly chaperone 4-like yields MVVGGRGLGACGPGPNGQHGGATPDRDISLHNFSTRLWEQLVHFHVMWLTHWLFLWVGAMPHLCNLAVALCSHYDSIPVSTSLLRDTCGMTSTDLTQHLARKTNKQMFVSYNLQNTDSNLTLLVKHRIKEEMEAYPEKF; encoded by the coding sequence ATGGTGGTGGGGGGCCGGGGTCTTGGTGCTTGTGGTCCTGGGCCCAACGGGCAGCATGGAGGGGCCACCCCAGATCGGGACATCTCCCTGCACAACTTCAGCACAAGGCTGTGGGAGCAGCTCGTCCACTTCCACGTCATGTGGCTGACACACTGGCTCTTCCTGTGGGTGGGGGCCATGCCGCACCTGTGCAACCTCGCCGTGGCCCTGTGCAGCCACTATGATTCCATCCCCGTGTCTACCTCCCTCCTCAGAGACACTTGTGGCATGACCTCCACTGATCTTACCCAGCACTTAGCCAGGAAGACCAACAAACAGATGTTTGTCAGCTATAACCTTCAAAACACAGATAGTAACCTCACATTACTTGTAAAACACAGGATcaaggaagaaatggaggcttATCCAGAAAAGTTCTAG